In Canis lupus familiaris isolate Mischka breed German Shepherd chromosome 9, alternate assembly UU_Cfam_GSD_1.0, whole genome shotgun sequence, a single window of DNA contains:
- the CNTD1 gene encoding cyclin N-terminal domain-containing protein 1 isoform X1 has protein sequence MFLKMDGPVRSRPASLSDFQFGAVATETIEDALLHLVQQNEQAMQEAAGRMGSFRETRIVEFVFLLSEQWCLEKSVSYQAVEILERFMIKQAENMYRQATIQLREKKEPQNWKALKEQLFNKFILRLVSCVQLASKLSFHYKIISNITVLNFLQSLGYVHTKEELLESELDVLKSLNFQINLSTPLAYVEMLLEVLGYNGCLVPATRLHATCLTLLDLVYLLREPIYESLLRASIENPIPSQLQGEKFVSVKEDFMLLAVGIIAASAFIQNHECWSQVVGHLQSITGIALESIAEFSYAILTHSVGANTPRRQQPVLPHLEARALRAAASSNT, from the exons atgttTCTGAAAATGGACGGACCTGTGAGGTCAAGACCGGCCTCCCTCAGTGACTTTCAGTTCGGAGCTGTCGCCACAGAGACCATCGAAGACGCTCTGCTCCACCTGGTGCAGCAGAATGAGCAAGCCATGCAGGAGGCTGCAGGCCGGATGGGCAGCTTCAGGGAGACCCGGATCGTGG agtttgtttttctcctgtctgAACAATGGTGTCTGGAGAAATCTGTGAGCTACCAGGCTGTAGAAATCCTGGAAAG GTTTATGATTAAGCAGGCAGAGAATATGTACAGGCAAGCCACGATCcagctgagagagaaaaaagagcctCAGAATTGGAAAGCTCTGAAAGAGCAGCTTTTCAACAAGTTTATCTTGCGTCTTGTGTCATGTGTTCAACTGGCAAGCAAACTTTCCTTCCACTACAAA ATTATCAGCAACATTACAGTCCTGAATTTCCTCCAGTCTCTGGGGTATGTACACACTAAAGAAGAACTGCTGGAGTCAGAACTTGATGTTTTGAAGTCCCTGAACTTCCAAATCAATCTGTCTACTCCCCTGGCATATGTGGAAATGCTTCTGGAGGTTTTAG GATACAATGGCTGCTTGGTCCCAGCCACACGGCTGCACGCAACCTGCCTGACTCTGCTTGACCTTGTCTATCTCCTGCGTGAACCCATATATGAGAGCCTTCTGAGGGCTTCAATTGAAAACCCCATCCCCAGTCAGCTGCAAGG GGAAAAGTTTGTTTCAGTGAAGGAAGACTTCATGCTGTTGGCAGTAGGAATCATCGCAGCGAGTGCTTTCATCCAAAACCATGAGTGCTGGAGCCAG GTTGTGGGGCATTTGCAGAGCATCACTGGCATTGCACTGGAAAGCATTGCTGAGTTCTCTTACGCAATCCTGACTCACAGCGTGGGAGCTAACACTCCGAGGCGACAGCAGCCTGTTCTTCCCCACCTGGAGGCCAGAGCTCTGAGGGCTGCTGCCTCCTCCAACACATGA
- the CNTD1 gene encoding cyclin N-terminal domain-containing protein 1 isoform X4: MIKQAENMYRQATIQLREKKEPQNWKALKEQLFNKFILRLVSCVQLASKLSFHYKIISNITVLNFLQSLGYVHTKEELLESELDVLKSLNFQINLSTPLAYVEMLLEVLGYNGCLVPATRLHATCLTLLDLVYLLREPIYESLLRASIENPIPSQLQGEKFVSVKEDFMLLAVGIIAASAFIQNHECWSQVVGHLQSITGIALESIAEFSYAILTHSVGANTPRRQQPVLPHLEARALRAAASSNT, encoded by the exons ATGATTAAGCAGGCAGAGAATATGTACAGGCAAGCCACGATCcagctgagagagaaaaaagagcctCAGAATTGGAAAGCTCTGAAAGAGCAGCTTTTCAACAAGTTTATCTTGCGTCTTGTGTCATGTGTTCAACTGGCAAGCAAACTTTCCTTCCACTACAAA ATTATCAGCAACATTACAGTCCTGAATTTCCTCCAGTCTCTGGGGTATGTACACACTAAAGAAGAACTGCTGGAGTCAGAACTTGATGTTTTGAAGTCCCTGAACTTCCAAATCAATCTGTCTACTCCCCTGGCATATGTGGAAATGCTTCTGGAGGTTTTAG GATACAATGGCTGCTTGGTCCCAGCCACACGGCTGCACGCAACCTGCCTGACTCTGCTTGACCTTGTCTATCTCCTGCGTGAACCCATATATGAGAGCCTTCTGAGGGCTTCAATTGAAAACCCCATCCCCAGTCAGCTGCAAGG GGAAAAGTTTGTTTCAGTGAAGGAAGACTTCATGCTGTTGGCAGTAGGAATCATCGCAGCGAGTGCTTTCATCCAAAACCATGAGTGCTGGAGCCAG GTTGTGGGGCATTTGCAGAGCATCACTGGCATTGCACTGGAAAGCATTGCTGAGTTCTCTTACGCAATCCTGACTCACAGCGTGGGAGCTAACACTCCGAGGCGACAGCAGCCTGTTCTTCCCCACCTGGAGGCCAGAGCTCTGAGGGCTGCTGCCTCCTCCAACACATGA
- the CNTD1 gene encoding cyclin N-terminal domain-containing protein 1 isoform X2, with translation MMVTSFTCLSDMNNGIKVAKEFVFLLSEQWCLEKSVSYQAVEILERFMIKQAENMYRQATIQLREKKEPQNWKALKEQLFNKFILRLVSCVQLASKLSFHYKIISNITVLNFLQSLGYVHTKEELLESELDVLKSLNFQINLSTPLAYVEMLLEVLGYNGCLVPATRLHATCLTLLDLVYLLREPIYESLLRASIENPIPSQLQGEKFVSVKEDFMLLAVGIIAASAFIQNHECWSQVVGHLQSITGIALESIAEFSYAILTHSVGANTPRRQQPVLPHLEARALRAAASSNT, from the exons ATGATGGTCACCAGTTTCACATGCCTCAGTGATATGAACAATGGAATAAAGGTTGCAAAGG agtttgtttttctcctgtctgAACAATGGTGTCTGGAGAAATCTGTGAGCTACCAGGCTGTAGAAATCCTGGAAAG GTTTATGATTAAGCAGGCAGAGAATATGTACAGGCAAGCCACGATCcagctgagagagaaaaaagagcctCAGAATTGGAAAGCTCTGAAAGAGCAGCTTTTCAACAAGTTTATCTTGCGTCTTGTGTCATGTGTTCAACTGGCAAGCAAACTTTCCTTCCACTACAAA ATTATCAGCAACATTACAGTCCTGAATTTCCTCCAGTCTCTGGGGTATGTACACACTAAAGAAGAACTGCTGGAGTCAGAACTTGATGTTTTGAAGTCCCTGAACTTCCAAATCAATCTGTCTACTCCCCTGGCATATGTGGAAATGCTTCTGGAGGTTTTAG GATACAATGGCTGCTTGGTCCCAGCCACACGGCTGCACGCAACCTGCCTGACTCTGCTTGACCTTGTCTATCTCCTGCGTGAACCCATATATGAGAGCCTTCTGAGGGCTTCAATTGAAAACCCCATCCCCAGTCAGCTGCAAGG GGAAAAGTTTGTTTCAGTGAAGGAAGACTTCATGCTGTTGGCAGTAGGAATCATCGCAGCGAGTGCTTTCATCCAAAACCATGAGTGCTGGAGCCAG GTTGTGGGGCATTTGCAGAGCATCACTGGCATTGCACTGGAAAGCATTGCTGAGTTCTCTTACGCAATCCTGACTCACAGCGTGGGAGCTAACACTCCGAGGCGACAGCAGCCTGTTCTTCCCCACCTGGAGGCCAGAGCTCTGAGGGCTGCTGCCTCCTCCAACACATGA
- the CNTD1 gene encoding cyclin N-terminal domain-containing protein 1 isoform X3 translates to MFLKMDGPVRSRPASLSDFQFGAVATETIEDALLHLVQQNEQAMQEAAGRMGSFRETRIVEFVFLLSEQWCLEKSVSYQAVEILERFMIKQAENMYRQATIQLREKKEPQNWKALKEQLFNKFILRLVSCVQLASKLSFHYKIISNITVLNFLQSLGYVHTKEELLESELDVLKSLNFQINLSTPLAYVEMLLEVLGYNGCLVPATRLHATCLTLLDLVYLLREPIYESLLRASIENPIPSQLQGLWGICRASLALHWKALLSSLTQS, encoded by the exons atgttTCTGAAAATGGACGGACCTGTGAGGTCAAGACCGGCCTCCCTCAGTGACTTTCAGTTCGGAGCTGTCGCCACAGAGACCATCGAAGACGCTCTGCTCCACCTGGTGCAGCAGAATGAGCAAGCCATGCAGGAGGCTGCAGGCCGGATGGGCAGCTTCAGGGAGACCCGGATCGTGG agtttgtttttctcctgtctgAACAATGGTGTCTGGAGAAATCTGTGAGCTACCAGGCTGTAGAAATCCTGGAAAG GTTTATGATTAAGCAGGCAGAGAATATGTACAGGCAAGCCACGATCcagctgagagagaaaaaagagcctCAGAATTGGAAAGCTCTGAAAGAGCAGCTTTTCAACAAGTTTATCTTGCGTCTTGTGTCATGTGTTCAACTGGCAAGCAAACTTTCCTTCCACTACAAA ATTATCAGCAACATTACAGTCCTGAATTTCCTCCAGTCTCTGGGGTATGTACACACTAAAGAAGAACTGCTGGAGTCAGAACTTGATGTTTTGAAGTCCCTGAACTTCCAAATCAATCTGTCTACTCCCCTGGCATATGTGGAAATGCTTCTGGAGGTTTTAG GATACAATGGCTGCTTGGTCCCAGCCACACGGCTGCACGCAACCTGCCTGACTCTGCTTGACCTTGTCTATCTCCTGCGTGAACCCATATATGAGAGCCTTCTGAGGGCTTCAATTGAAAACCCCATCCCCAGTCAGCTGCAAGG GTTGTGGGGCATTTGCAGAGCATCACTGGCATTGCACTGGAAAGCATTGCTGAGTTCTCTTACGCAATCCTGA
- the CCDC56 gene encoding coiled-coil domain-containing protein 56, translated as MAASGAGDPLNTKSGQAPVAQRIDPTREKLTPAQLQFMRQVELAQWQKRLPQRRTRNILTGLGIGAVVLAIYGYTFYSVSQERFLDELEDEAKAARARALARASGP; from the exons ATGGCAGCGTCTGGTGCAGGTGACCCTCTCAATACTAAGAGTGGACaggcccctgtggctcagcgcaTCGACCCGACccgggagaagctgactcccgcGCAGCTGCAGTTCATGCGGCAGGTGGAGCTCGCCCAGTGGCAGAAGAGGCTGCCGCAAAGGCGGACCCGGAACATCCTGACCGGCCTGGGCATCGGGGCCGTGGTGTTGGCTATTT ATGGCTACACCTTCTACTCCGTGTCCCAGGAGCGTTTCCTAGATGAACTGGAGGATGAGGCCAAAGCTGCCCGAGCCCGAGCCCTCGCGAGGGCATCAGGACCCTGA